The Toxorhynchites rutilus septentrionalis strain SRP chromosome 3, ASM2978413v1, whole genome shotgun sequence genome includes a region encoding these proteins:
- the LOC129776863 gene encoding uncharacterized protein LOC129776863 has translation MLQSVSGEISLLVEMKQLPATFVEGFHDEDCVRRMQYTQFGRTGLKVSKVSLGTGTLSKLYGDLGETDGTKAVRLALKRGINYIDTAPFYGQGRSEEILGQALRNVPRQAYYIATKVGRYEKEYDTMFDFSAEKTRESVERSLRIIGVDYIDVVQIHDVEFAADLNIIWNETLPALEELRREGKLKYIGVSAYPLNVLKTVISGAPGRFDTILSYCRNTLFDETLVQYLPFFEANNLAVICASGHGMGLLTNAGPQVWHPANDQTKRVCREASEFCEKHNVELGKLAMYHFIQLSGPATFLSGMQSEALVQMNLDAFYNGLNENEHSVLSYLNESIFPKIKNQHWEDIEVQKYWSVLNSLQSAASATT, from the exons ATGCTTCAATCAGTGAGTGGTGAGATCAGTTTGCTCGTGGAAATGAAGCAGTTACCAGCTACATTCGTGGAGGGCTTTCACGATGAGGACTGTGTTAGAAGAATGCAGTATACACAATTTGGTCGAACCGGCTTAAAAGTGTCCAAAGTTTCGCTTGGAACTGGTACGTTGAGTAAACTTTACGG TGATTTGGGAGAAACCGATGGAACCAAAGCGGTACGACTTGCACTGAAGAGAGGTATCAATTACATAGACACGGCTCCTTTCTACGGTCAAGGTCGTTCGGAAGAGATTTTAGGCCAAGCGCTTAGAAATGTGCCCCGCCAAGCTTATTATATTGCCACAAAAGTCGGTCGCTACGAAAAAGAGTACGATACAATGTTTGATTTTAGCGCAGAGAAGACACGCGAAAGTGTTGAGAGGAGTTTACGAATAATCGGTGTTGATTATATAGATGTTGTTCAA ATTCACGATGTGGAGTTTGCCGCCGATTTGAATATCATATGGAATGAAACACTGCCAGCTCTCGAGGAACTACGCAGGGAAGGAAAGCTCAAGTACATCGGAGTATCTGCCTATCCACTGAATGTTCTAAAAACCGTTATTTCTGGAGCGCCGGGACGTTTTGATACGATACTTTCATACTGCCGAAATACGCTCTTCGATGAAACGCTGGTGCAATATTTGCCGTTTTTTGAGGCAAACAATTTAGCCGTAATTTGTGCATCCGGTCATGGTATGGGTTTACTGACCAATGCTGGTCCGCAAGTATGGCATCCTGCAAACGACCAAACGAAGCGAGTTTGCCGAGAAGCGAGTGAATTTTGTGAGAAGCACAATGTAGAATTAGGAAAATTAGCTATGTATCATTTCATTCAACTGAGCGGTCCAGccacatttttgagtggaatGCAATCGGAAGCTCTTGTTCAAATGAATCTAGATGCGTTTTACAATGGTTTGAATGAGAACGAGCACAGCGTTTTGTCTTATCTCAATGAAAG CATATTTCCAAAGATAAAAAATCAACATTGGGAAGATATTGAGGTACAAAAATACTGGAGTGTTCTAAATTCGCTACAAAGCGCTGCGAGTGCTACAACGTGA